A single Triticum dicoccoides isolate Atlit2015 ecotype Zavitan chromosome 2A, WEW_v2.0, whole genome shotgun sequence DNA region contains:
- the LOC119359808 gene encoding uncharacterized protein LOC119359808, which translates to MWASPGRLPAMEEEEECEAGAGHRAPMASCWGRFGLAALWHRLRHLFLARRRARHGRSILGAGGLNYDPLSYAQNFDDSSLELHEPDFTARFAPARNACSPRRA; encoded by the coding sequence ATGTGGGCCTCGCCGGGGAGGCTGCCggcgatggaggaggaggaggagtgcgaggcGGGCGCGGGCCACCGGGCGCCGATGGCGTCCTGCTGGGGCCGCTTCGGCCTGGCGGCGCTGTGGCACAGGCTCCGGCACCTTTTCctggcgcggcggagggcgcggcacGGCCGCTCCATCCTCGGCGCCGGCGGGCTCAACTACGACCCGCTGAGCTACGCGCAGAACTTCGACGACAGCAGCCTCGAGCTCCACGAGCCGGACTTCACGGCCAGGTTCGCGCCCGCCCGCAACGCCTGCTCGCCCAGGCGGGCATGA